In the genome of Chryseobacterium arthrosphaerae, one region contains:
- the ureB gene encoding urease subunit beta, giving the protein MTPGEIFVKEGTIICNEGRETVKIKVTNTGDRPIQVGSHFHFFEVNKAMSFDREKAFGKRLNIVASTAVRFEPGEEKEVELVEIGGTKKAMGFNNLVDGQVDSEDQKKASLAKVQELNFKNH; this is encoded by the coding sequence ATGACACCAGGAGAAATTTTTGTAAAAGAAGGTACCATCATCTGCAATGAAGGCAGAGAAACCGTAAAAATAAAAGTGACCAACACAGGAGACCGTCCTATTCAGGTAGGTTCACACTTCCATTTTTTCGAGGTGAATAAAGCCATGAGCTTTGACCGTGAAAAAGCTTTCGGGAAGAGACTGAATATTGTGGCAAGTACTGCCGTACGTTTCGAACCGGGAGAAGAAAAAGAAGTGGAACTGGTAGAAATAGGAGGAACCAAAAAAGCAATGGGCTTCAATAACCTTGTTGACGGACAGGTAGATTCTGAAGATCAGAAAAAAGCAAGCCTTGCAAAAGTTCAGGAGTTAAACTTTAAAAATCACTAA
- the ureA gene encoding urease subunit gamma, whose translation MHLTPRETEKLMLFLAGELALKRKARGLKLNYPESIALISHFLLEGARDGKKVAELMQEGANLLTKEDVMPGVADMIHDVQIEATFPDGTKLVTVHNPIR comes from the coding sequence ATGCACTTAACACCGAGAGAAACGGAGAAGCTTATGCTATTTCTGGCAGGCGAGCTGGCTCTAAAAAGAAAGGCGAGAGGCCTTAAATTAAACTATCCGGAATCTATAGCACTGATCAGTCATTTCCTGCTTGAAGGAGCAAGAGATGGAAAAAAAGTAGCTGAGCTGATGCAGGAAGGCGCTAATCTTCTGACTAAAGAAGATGTGATGCCCGGAGTGGCTGACATGATCCATGACGTTCAGATCGAAGCTACATTCCCTGATGGAACCAAGCTTGTAACCGTACACAACCCAATCCGTTAA